CTGCGAACCCTCGACGACATCACTGCCCTTCAGCCACACCTCGGCATGAGGCGCCGCCTGAATTGTCAGGTTCGGCTTGTTGACGAAGAAATGGGCCTCACGATAGACACCACTCTTGACGACGATGGTGTAGCCATCGCTGGCCTTTTTCACCGCGTCGCCGATATTGCGAAGGGGCGCGGCCTCGGTTCCAGGATTGCTGTCACTGCCGTCCGTCGCCACCCACAGGACATTGCTGTCCGGGACAGGATAATTCGTATCCTTGAACTGATAGACACTGTTGAGGCGATCTGCCGCCTGAGCCTCCGGGACAGCATGCACCATCAGGCCCCCACCTCCCAGAGCAAGAGCCATGGCCGCAGCGATCATCCCTCGTGGAAACCGTCCACGTAGCTTCTCACGCAACATACATTCTTCCCACCTTTCCGGTTACGCATGAGACCCACTTCATTTGGCAGTCAATGTCATATAGATTTCATATTCAGCATCGAATTACACACAGCCATGAATGAATCTCATATATTTGCTTTTGCTAACTTTACTCTATCATGCGACAGGTTCACCCCTCAGAAACTACCCATTCAGCACCCAATATTCCGGGTCAGATATATCACAAAGAAATCTATCTGAACCACCAAGAAGAAATCAGATTATGCCGGCATGGACAACGCTAAACAGCAGCAAGTACAATGTGGCCAACCGACCAGCGCAGGCCACCAAAAACTCAGAGGAGAGCATCATGCCTCAATTAAGCAATATCCTTCCCGCTGGAATCGCGGATCTTCTAGCCAGCGGCGACCTCGAAAAGATATCCGCAGACCTCTCACACTGCCAGGTCGGAGCCCGGGAAGATGATTACTATCAGAAGTCTCTACTACATTTCACTCCGTGTCCCGACGAGGTGGTGAAATGGCTCGTCGAGCGTGGCGAGGACATCAACGCAGAGGACAGGTACGGCGATCGCCCTCTACACACCCGTGCCGCCCGGCAGACGGAACAGATCCCACTGCTGCTGAGCCTGGGAGCCGACGTCGATGCCTCCGATCACCATGGCAGAACCGCTCTGCACACAGCCGCTGAGCTACATTCCCTGGAGGCCATAGAATTTCTCCTTGCCGCTGGCGCGGATGCCACTCGGCGTGCGAGCGGATGGCCCGTGGAGGGCTACAGCGCCATTACCTTTGTGCTGCGTAGCGGGGAAACCTATCTGGCCAGGTGGATGCTCCCCGTCGTCGAGCGGCTCATGGCTGCTGGGGCTCAGCTCACCGGCGAAGAGGCCTCCCTGCTCAGACCCATCGGCAAGGATTTCCAGCGCGCCCTCGCCTGCGGTCATCGCGGCGAGGCGCTCGACGCAACCAGCGAGGCTCTGGATCGCCTATTCGAGATCTGCGAGGTTCCGCCCGTCGCTCCGATCCATATCCACGACGGGGTAAGTCGCATTGATGTGCCGCAGGGGACGTGGAGGCAGGCGTACAGCGCCTTGTGGGATTCGCTTGTGCCTGGGTCGGGACGCGCAGCTACCGCTCAAGGAGAGGTGATCCGCATCAGCGGAAAGATCGGGAACGAGATTCTCGGCAACGGTGGGGGCAACTGGGATGATGCCTACGATGCCCTGGCTGAGGGAATGTGCGACATCCTCGCCTCAGGAACGCCGCTGCCCCGAGAACAGCTCACAGAGGCAAACGACCTAACAGATGTCCTGATGCAGGGGATCATAGATGAGCATGCCGTCAACCGCGTCAGTGAACTCGCCGTCGCCTGGGTCGCGCTGAACCCGGATCCGATTCCGAATCCCCTGCCTGATGTCGGGCGGTAACCTGACACCAGGCAAGGTGCGCTTCCCGCCCGATAGACGAATAGAAGAAATAGAGATGAAAAGGTCCCCGGTCCTGCGACCGGGGACCTGGGCTGAACACCTCAGCGGAGGTGGCGGGATTTGAACCCGCGATGGGATTAAGTCCCAAACCCGCTTAGCAGGCGGGCGCCATAGACCGGACTAGGCGACACCTCCATGTAGGCCCAAAGCCTAGCCGAGGCACGACGGCACCAGCAAATGGGGTTCTGGCCTGCTGGGTGACTGTCATCCATTCATCCGACTGGCAAGTACACTGAGCCGCAGTATGGAAGGGAGGACGTGTCTTGTCCGACAGCAAGAGGTTCCCACGGATCTACCGCGGCGGTAACCCCGGACGCCAGCGCGACGACGTCACACACGAGTTCAGCGACGAGTCCGAAGCCGAGCGAACCTCCATCCGTCCACACAAGACACCATCCGGCAACAGCAGCCGGAAGTCCTCCACATCCCGGAGGAAGCCCAAAGACTCCGCCAGAGATTCGCAGAGCAGGAAGACCGCCTCGTCGGCTTCGCGTGACGGCAGCAGCAAGACGAGGTCGTCCAAGGACAGCGACCACAAAACCACCCCCAAGCACGCTGCCGGCGCGAAAGGACCATGGCACGACTCCTTCCGCCGCAGCGCCGCCCTAACCGCAGCCAGCGCAGTCCTGCCCGGAGTCGGCCTACTAGGTGCCAAGTCTCGCTGGGCCAAGATCCTGGGAATCCTGATCCCATCAGGCTTCCTACTGCTCCTGGTGCTGCTGGCCTGGCAGGCCATCACGAACACGAAAAGGGTCCTGGGGTGGGTGGCCAGCCCCAAGGCGCTGGTCGTCATCATGATGGCCCTGATCATCGGTGCCATAGGGCTGCCTCTGCTGATCGCCACGACCCACCTGCTGACCAGGCCACGCGGCCTGGAGATGGCGAAACGAGGCATCGGGGCCGGCCTGGTCGTCGCCCTCACCTTCGTCACCTCAGCACCCCTAGCAGTCGGCGCCCGCTACACCCTGTCACAACTGGATCTGCTGAGTAAGGTCTTCCGCGAAGGCCCTGCGCCTGGCCAGCCCACCATCGACCCGGGAGCGGCTAATCCGTGGGAGAACACCCCTCGCGTGAACATCCTGCTGCTCGGCGCCGATAGCACGGGCAGCCGCATCGCCGACAACAAGGGCAGCTATATTCCCCGCACTGACACCATCATGGTGGCCTCCATCAACACCTCGACGGGCGACACCGCCCTGATCCAGATCCCCAGGAATGTGCAGCACACGCCATTCCCGGCGGGCAGCAAGCTGGAGCAGCTGTTCCCCCGTGGTTTCCGGGGGGCCGGAAACGAGCAGGAATGGTTCGT
The sequence above is drawn from the Arachnia rubra genome and encodes:
- a CDS encoding LCP family protein, which translates into the protein MSDSKRFPRIYRGGNPGRQRDDVTHEFSDESEAERTSIRPHKTPSGNSSRKSSTSRRKPKDSARDSQSRKTASSASRDGSSKTRSSKDSDHKTTPKHAAGAKGPWHDSFRRSAALTAASAVLPGVGLLGAKSRWAKILGILIPSGFLLLLVLLAWQAITNTKRVLGWVASPKALVVIMMALIIGAIGLPLLIATTHLLTRPRGLEMAKRGIGAGLVVALTFVTSAPLAVGARYTLSQLDLLSKVFREGPAPGQPTIDPGAANPWENTPRVNILLLGADSTGSRIADNKGSYIPRTDTIMVASINTSTGDTALIQIPRNVQHTPFPAGSKLEQLFPRGFRGAGNEQEWFVNAIWERTVSGDMPQMAEAVSSAPYPGAEALKQGVEGITGLHMDYFALVNIDGLQALIDAMGGVRLNVNRKLPIGGDHSTGARPHAWLDSGPDQLLDGYHAMWYARSRFDSSDYDRMARQSCLVNAVIKQANPTTMATSYEAIAQASSEMVMTDIPRNVVEPLTGLALKVKDGNVSRLAFVDGNHGFIYGNPDFAEMRRTVQSVIDPSSVANEPTDSSTSAAPTSSAAPSTAKPSATSTAPSQPAQTNPQQPSGAPSASESPAGEQVSDACAYHPEG
- a CDS encoding ankyrin repeat domain-containing protein, with translation MPQLSNILPAGIADLLASGDLEKISADLSHCQVGAREDDYYQKSLLHFTPCPDEVVKWLVERGEDINAEDRYGDRPLHTRAARQTEQIPLLLSLGADVDASDHHGRTALHTAAELHSLEAIEFLLAAGADATRRASGWPVEGYSAITFVLRSGETYLARWMLPVVERLMAAGAQLTGEEASLLRPIGKDFQRALACGHRGEALDATSEALDRLFEICEVPPVAPIHIHDGVSRIDVPQGTWRQAYSALWDSLVPGSGRAATAQGEVIRISGKIGNEILGNGGGNWDDAYDALAEGMCDILASGTPLPREQLTEANDLTDVLMQGIIDEHAVNRVSELAVAWVALNPDPIPNPLPDVGR